A region from the Solibacillus sp. FSL H8-0523 genome encodes:
- a CDS encoding TIGR01440 family protein, producing MTNLHDVQHQLASALHEFEQQVKFTENQLFVVGCSTSEIIGEKIGTAGALDVAQTLYEVLLKFAHKHKMYLVFQGCEHINRALTLEAAAAKQYHLEPVSVVPVRTAGGSMSAYAYTQMNEPVVVEALNAHAGIDLGQTLIGMHLKHVAVPIRTSVKYVGEAVITLATTRPKLIGGERAQYK from the coding sequence ATGACAAACTTACACGATGTTCAGCATCAGTTGGCTAGTGCCCTACATGAATTCGAGCAGCAAGTGAAGTTTACCGAAAATCAGTTATTTGTTGTCGGCTGTTCAACGTCCGAAATCATCGGCGAAAAAATCGGAACAGCTGGTGCACTCGATGTGGCGCAAACACTCTATGAAGTGTTGTTAAAATTTGCACACAAACATAAGATGTATTTAGTTTTCCAAGGCTGTGAGCACATTAACCGTGCGCTTACATTAGAAGCAGCAGCCGCTAAACAGTACCATTTAGAGCCTGTTTCCGTCGTACCTGTACGAACAGCAGGTGGCTCGATGTCTGCTTACGCCTATACACAAATGAACGAACCGGTTGTCGTAGAAGCCCTGAATGCTCATGCGGGTATTGATCTTGGCCAAACACTAATCGGCATGCATTTAAAACATGTTGCCGTACCAATTCGTACATCAGTAAAGTATGTCGGAGAGGCAGTCATTACATTAGCTACAACACGTCCAAAGCTTATCGGTGGCGAACGTGCGCAATATAAGTAA
- the glyA gene encoding serine hydroxymethyltransferase, whose product MAFEKLAGQDKAILDAILLEKKRQNTNIELIASENFVSEAVMEAQGSYLTNKYAEGYPGKRYYGGCEHVDVVEDIARDRAKELFGAAYVNVQPHSGAQANMAVYHTILQPGDTVLGMNLSHGGHLTHGSPVNFSGILYNFVEYGVTADTNVIDYEDVRQKALESKPKLIVAGASAYPRAIDFAKFREIADEVGAYFMVDMAHIAGLVATGEHMSPVPYADFVTTTTHKTLRGPRGGMILSKDEKWEKELNKSVFPGIQGGPLMHVIAAKAVAFGEALQPEFKEYAKQIKLNAVALAASLQEEGVEIVSGGTDNHLLLLNVKSLGLTGKVAEHVLDEVAITTNKNTIPYDTEKPFVTSGVRVGTAAITSRGFKEEDAIEVGKIMALVLKNPEDAAVKAQARERVEALTAKYPLYA is encoded by the coding sequence ATGGCATTTGAAAAATTAGCAGGACAAGACAAGGCAATCTTAGACGCAATTTTATTAGAGAAAAAGCGTCAAAACACAAACATCGAGTTAATCGCATCAGAAAACTTCGTATCAGAAGCAGTGATGGAAGCGCAAGGCTCTTACCTTACAAATAAATATGCAGAAGGTTACCCAGGTAAACGTTACTACGGTGGCTGCGAGCATGTAGATGTAGTAGAAGATATCGCGCGTGATCGTGCAAAAGAATTATTCGGTGCAGCTTATGTAAACGTACAACCACACTCAGGTGCACAAGCTAACATGGCTGTATACCACACAATTTTACAACCAGGCGACACAGTACTTGGGATGAACCTTTCACACGGTGGTCACTTAACACACGGTTCTCCAGTAAACTTCTCTGGTATTTTATATAACTTCGTTGAGTACGGTGTAACAGCAGATACAAACGTAATCGACTATGAAGATGTTCGTCAAAAAGCATTAGAATCAAAACCAAAACTAATCGTTGCAGGTGCATCAGCTTATCCGCGTGCAATCGACTTCGCGAAATTCCGTGAAATTGCGGATGAAGTAGGTGCGTACTTCATGGTAGATATGGCACACATTGCAGGTTTAGTCGCGACTGGTGAGCATATGAGCCCAGTACCATACGCTGACTTTGTTACAACAACAACGCACAAAACATTACGCGGTCCTCGTGGCGGTATGATTTTATCAAAAGACGAAAAATGGGAAAAAGAATTAAATAAATCAGTATTCCCAGGAATTCAAGGTGGCCCATTAATGCACGTAATCGCTGCAAAAGCAGTAGCATTTGGCGAAGCATTACAACCTGAATTCAAAGAGTATGCCAAACAAATTAAGTTAAACGCAGTAGCATTAGCGGCAAGCTTACAAGAAGAAGGCGTTGAAATCGTATCAGGTGGTACAGACAACCACTTATTACTATTAAATGTAAAATCTTTAGGCTTAACTGGTAAAGTAGCAGAGCACGTACTTGATGAAGTGGCGATTACTACAAACAAAAACACAATCCCTTACGATACAGAAAAACCATTCGTAACATCGGGTGTTCGCGTTGGTACAGCAGCGATTACTTCTCGCGGCTTCAAAGAAGAGGATGCAATCGAAGTGGGTAAAATCATGGCATTAGTGCTAAAAAACCCAGAAGATGCAGCCGTAAAAGCGCAAGCTCGTGAGCGTGTAGAAGCGTTAACAGCAAAATATCCTTTATACGCATAA
- a CDS encoding GGDEF domain-containing phosphodiesterase, whose product MGKTIVNYIERIKNIGNPPLQITFIMIDETFHIVDEEHLDSHQTLQQSLHILEHFILQPAEQQRFLQMIINKTDDSMKVRYKRQDQSPICVQIQSVPILLEKQYYLIILTPLDSNTSGLFTATTNDIIILETSFENKIQKICTEMECLHDVMMTFTYTKKESVPLITSRSFQDFETSMITEEERNQHLQMQGEGLKDLALHQLTKYFAQQNGYDESYFLPIYTKEQEAIGYFLIYMNAERTIEMLDGRFQEKLTQIVQLLDKISMYEQQIEALKTKDHVVNLPSYDEFVQQLKRFKQQGKIGVVKIIKAGEFSNVVGLYGRPAGEELLRQLWQRLSKASEDSLIARFTSSALIMFTPIDFQTLLHQQTRLSDDVKDSFFIFDQQVHITLKVGIAPFDANTTVHDVVRFAEYALAKARQIHGAHTEFYTSRYDDILGREMMLLNHLKSAIQNKEITAYFQPKYAVYNEKIASVEALARWISPEFGFVSPVEFIALAENTGLIKDLELHILETVFTWQQQRQYDGKRIVPVAVNVSPDHFYHPHFIQNLKHLLTKYYADPKYVIIEVTENMGLFDFERANEIINKLQTLGIVTSIDDFGVGYSSLSYLQKFSFNELKIDRSFIMKIDELATQKIVKAIIDIAHTLEMDVIAEGVETKEQLEILKAIRCDGIQGYYYSKPLPIDQASKLIDVEREKSK is encoded by the coding sequence ATGGGAAAAACGATTGTAAACTATATTGAAAGAATAAAAAATATCGGCAATCCACCATTACAAATAACCTTCATCATGATTGATGAAACATTTCACATTGTAGATGAAGAGCATTTAGATTCGCACCAAACATTGCAGCAATCGTTACATATATTAGAACATTTTATTCTCCAACCTGCAGAGCAACAACGATTTCTTCAGATGATCATTAATAAAACAGACGATTCAATGAAAGTCCGATATAAACGTCAAGATCAGTCACCAATCTGTGTTCAAATTCAGAGTGTCCCCATCCTATTAGAAAAGCAATATTATCTAATTATCTTGACGCCACTGGATTCTAATACGTCGGGTCTATTTACAGCTACGACGAATGATATCATTATTTTAGAAACGAGTTTTGAAAATAAAATTCAAAAGATCTGCACAGAAATGGAATGCTTGCACGATGTCATGATGACGTTCACGTATACAAAAAAAGAGTCTGTGCCACTTATTACTTCTCGCAGCTTTCAAGATTTTGAAACGTCCATGATTACGGAAGAGGAACGTAATCAGCATCTTCAAATGCAAGGAGAAGGTTTAAAGGATTTAGCGTTACATCAACTGACAAAATACTTTGCACAACAGAATGGCTATGATGAGAGTTATTTCTTGCCTATTTATACGAAAGAGCAAGAAGCAATCGGTTATTTTCTAATTTACATGAATGCAGAGCGAACGATTGAAATGTTGGACGGACGCTTTCAAGAAAAACTAACGCAGATTGTACAACTTCTAGATAAAATCTCGATGTATGAACAGCAAATCGAAGCCTTAAAAACGAAAGATCATGTCGTGAATCTGCCAAGCTACGATGAATTTGTTCAGCAATTAAAACGATTTAAGCAACAGGGTAAAATTGGCGTTGTCAAAATTATTAAGGCAGGAGAATTTTCAAATGTAGTAGGGCTTTACGGGAGACCAGCAGGAGAAGAGTTATTAAGGCAGCTTTGGCAGCGTTTATCGAAGGCGTCTGAAGATAGTTTAATTGCCCGTTTTACGAGTTCTGCGCTGATCATGTTTACCCCAATCGATTTTCAAACATTACTTCATCAGCAAACGAGGCTAAGTGATGATGTGAAGGATTCCTTTTTTATTTTTGATCAGCAAGTACATATAACGTTGAAAGTAGGCATTGCACCATTTGATGCAAATACAACTGTGCATGATGTTGTTCGCTTTGCCGAGTATGCCTTAGCTAAGGCACGCCAAATTCACGGGGCCCATACGGAATTTTATACGTCACGCTATGATGATATATTAGGGCGAGAAATGATGCTATTAAATCATTTGAAAAGTGCCATTCAGAACAAGGAAATTACCGCGTATTTTCAACCGAAATATGCAGTTTATAACGAAAAAATCGCCAGTGTCGAGGCGTTAGCACGCTGGATTTCGCCAGAGTTTGGCTTTGTCTCACCGGTGGAATTTATTGCACTTGCTGAAAATACAGGATTGATTAAAGATTTAGAACTGCATATTCTTGAAACGGTGTTCACGTGGCAGCAACAGCGCCAATATGACGGTAAGCGTATTGTCCCTGTGGCGGTGAATGTTTCGCCGGATCATTTTTATCATCCGCACTTTATACAAAATTTAAAACACCTACTTACAAAATATTACGCAGATCCGAAGTATGTAATTATTGAAGTAACTGAAAATATGGGGCTTTTCGACTTCGAAAGAGCGAATGAAATTATTAATAAGTTACAGACTCTTGGTATTGTGACAAGTATCGACGACTTTGGTGTTGGTTATTCTTCGCTAAGCTATTTGCAAAAGTTTTCGTTTAATGAGCTGAAAATTGACCGAAGCTTTATTATGAAAATTGATGAGCTTGCAACGCAGAAAATTGTCAAAGCGATTATTGACATTGCCCATACACTGGAGATGGATGTGATTGCAGAAGGGGTCGAAACAAAAGAACAACTGGAAATTTTAAAAGCAATTCGCTGCGATGGCATTCAAGGTTATTATTATTCAAAACCACTCCCAATCGATCAAGCATCTAAGTTAATTGACGTGGAACGTGAAAAAAGTAAGTGA